CTGACGCTCTTGCTCCGACTTGGCCTCAGCCATGCGCTGCTCGTGCTCCCTGCGCAAACGCTGTTCCTCCTCCAGTCGCTTGGCTGCATTGCGTTTATCCATTTCTTCCtgttccagctgctgcttgcgcagCTGCTCCTCATGCGCGCGCTTTTGCTCCGCCTCCTGCCAGCGCTGATTGGCCAAGCGCTGTTCACGCAGACGTTCCGCCTCGGCATCCACAGCTCGTTGATGTTCAGCTGCCTCAAGTTTCTGCTTCAGCGCTGCCAAGTCTCGCTCCCTTTGCAAACGCTGCTCCTCTTGCTCTTGGCGCTGTCGCTCGTGCTGTGCCTGAtcatgctgcagttgctcgtCATGCTGCTGacggcgctgttgctgctcttgctgctcttgctctgctctggccTTGGCTAGCAAATTCTCAGGCTGCTGCTCGCGCTTGGGCACTCGCGTCTCTGGTTTGTGCAGCTTGCGGCGACGCTCCATTCGCTCCTGGCGCATGCGCTCCTGACGCTCGCGTctgcgctgctggcggcgACGCTCCTTCTCACGCTGACGCTGCAGCTTTCGATCGTAAGCGGTCATATTCTGTTgagcagtgggcgtggcaggctgACCAGCAGTGCTGGCAACTTCATTGCTAACGATGAGCGGAGCAGGCGATTCAGTGGAGCTGGGACGTGGACGCTTGCGCTGATGCTGACGCTGacgtggcggctgctgctgctgctgctggttgtagTTGATGTCGTTGGGATGTGTAGCCTGTGGCTGCTGGCGATTGCGCTGCTGATTACGGCGTGCATTTGGTCCACGACGACGCGCGGGTATAATCATCTCCTCAGCGCTGCCCTCCGCCTTGACGCGACGATGGAATCTGTAATGCAGAAATACTAAACTTTAATctcttttttaattgcaggtGGAGTCTGTGAAGCTGGCGCTCGAAATCTTGGATGATTACGTCTATCGTGGGCATAAGATTCACGTGCAACGCGCGCAGTTTCAAATGCGTGGCGAGTATAATCCCGCACTCAAGCCCAAGCGCAAGAAGAAGGACAAGGAAAAGTTGCAGAAGATCAAGGAGAAGTGAGATGCAAGCAAGGTTAtcacattttgtataaattgctaattttgtttacatcTCAAAGACTATTCGATTGGCGACCGGACAAGATGCGTGGCGAGCGCTCCAAGAATGAAAAGACAGTCATCATCAAAAATCTATTTACTCCCGAGCTGTTTGAACGGGAAGTCGAGCTTATACTGGAGTATCAAAACAATTTGCGTGAGGAGTGCGGCAAGTGCGGCATGGTGCGCAAAGTGGTGATCTATGATGTAAGTAgagcaactaaactaaacgaTAAACTTGACTTGGTTGACATTCGCTTCACAGCTGCATCCAGAGGGCATAGCACAAATTAATATGTCCACGCCGGAGGAAGCGGATTTAGTTATACAAATGATGCAGGGACGTTATTTCGGGCAGCGCCAGCTGAGCGCTGAGCACTGGGATGGCAAAACCAAATACAAGTGAGTCGGTATATTAGCTTCAAAGCTGGACTAGAGTTTATTAATGTGAATTGCTTTGCAGAATGGAAGAGACTGTCACTGAGGCGCAGGCGCGTTTAAACAAATGGGATGATTATTTGACAGCAGAGGAGGCGGCCAGAGGGAgaccgccgtcgccgccgggACCGCCGCCAGACACAGCCGAGTCCGCCTAAGTTgctgtgctttgtttttgctttgcttacctGCGATCACTGTCCTGTCTATCGATTACCTCCAATACCACCTCATTGGCCATGGCATTCGGATAGGTGGCGTTCCAACGCGTGTAGATCTTGTGGCGATTCGCAGCACTCACTTTGGGCATCTTGTGCTGGCAGATGAAACGCAACTTGTCCAGGCAGGAGCGCGCCGACCAGCGATACTTTAGCTTCGGATCGTAGACGCCACAGTTCTGATTGTTGTCATGGCTGTTGGATATAAGTTGCATATagctaaaattgttgctttaacatTAAAGTTTCTCCACCAAATTGTAATCAAAGTAGTTAATATTACATAACGCATTGGCTAACAAACTTACGTTTGATCTTGCTGACTGAACGCATTGTAGCTGACGTTGTGACCGCTGAAGCTCCATTGCCAGTGATGATTGTGATGATCGTAGTTGGCGCCAATCCATATGGGCTCATGTTctgtcaaaaaatttaattctaagtCATGCAATTGAAGCGCGCGTCTCAATTAACTTACCGCCTGCTGCGCCGTCTTGACGCTGCAGAAAGATTCTCAGCTTGCGATCCGCATACTTGCTGGGCTCAGCCAGATTGGCGTTCTTGTCCTTGCAGAAGAAGTGCGCATCCagccagctgctgcgctgcggcACCAGCGAGTAGCACTCGGTGCCCACACGCAGAAATTGCGGCGGGCACATGGCGTACATGCGTCGACTGCGTGGTCTagcggtggtggtggcatCAACTTCAAGCGGCAGTGAAGCAAAGTTGGCAccagcgctggcgctgctcacATGCATTTGGGCTTGGCTTATATGCGCCACtgtaaatcaaattgcaatgtGTTAGCTGTtaacattgcgtatgcgttatatacTTACATAAAACTATAAGAAAAGCTATGCAGCTTAGCATCAAAGTGTGGCTGCTCATCTTGGAtttgttagttgttgtttcACTATTCAATTCAGTTATTCAGTTGTTTGGCCAGTTGTCAGCCTATTTcattgctgtcgctgctcgTTGAAGCGctgcaaagaaaacaaagcatCAAGTTGATTATTGAAACATTTATTATACGCATTGATCTTTGGCAGCGTTGAGTTCGCTGCTTCCGCTGATGGATGAGctaacgccaacgccaaataacaaattgagcattaaattcagtaaaaaacaaaaccgaTTTGTATGATTTATTAGCGTCTCattcataaacaaatttgaacgAGCTCGCTGCTCTGCACTCAACCAACGCCAACGACGTTTTGTCTGTCAGCGCATATTTCCAACGCTTACTACCAATTTGTCTAcgctcaagtgtgtgtgtgtgtgtgtgtggcataccACTtaacacatgcataaattggCTAGCTACTGTGTGTGGCAACTAACAACATGGGTTATATTTTTAGTGAGAATTGCCAGCGACTTTCAATTTGTCTGCCTGTAATGTGACATACATTCTAAGTAGTTGGATTATACTAACAGCTCTGTTTAGTTAGTGCGCATAATTGCAttacagctgttgctgctgctgctgctgctgcacacacaaattgGCTAAGGGCGTAACTGTTTATAGAGTTGGCCTGCTTtagtttaaatgtttttatttgcgcaaTGACATCAGCCAATCAAAAAATCTAGTACACAAGCCAGTTACTACTATTTGCATTTACGACGTTCTAAATGTCCTACATATAATTAATGAGTACGCTATATTCAAATTAGAGCTGAAGTGGAGTTTTATACCGATTCGACTAAGCAATGACTCAAGGGTGGACAAAATTAAAGCgcttaacaattgttaaagccaaataattatgtaagtatattaaacattttattaggAACTAACTCAATTATATATTGCGTTGGCTATCACAGTCTTAAAGGCTTAGtataaattaactttatacGAATCAAAGTCTTTGCACTCACAAAGCCATTAAAGCTGACCCAAATGGCAGCCTATTGTTAATAAAGTATGAATGTACATAGTAATGTAATAATGTAGTGGAATGGCCAAATTCCCCAAGGCCAATGCCAGGAAATGCAAAGAGCccacatttaatttgtataattgaaCAATAAGCAGTTGCAATGGGATGGAGTAAAGCTCGCTAGctagttatatacatataatagtATACTATATGGATGTaggaatatatatagatatagtcaatgatatattaaattaataaaggaGATCTTAAGCCAGCTGAATAAATTGACTGTTAGTTATTATATTggaattatttgttattcttCAACTGGTGACAGTCCATACACGACTGACCTGCAAGTGGCCTTGCTTGCTGTCTACCTGCCAGCCTCCCACTCATATGAGCTGCTCTTCGCTCATTTGCTAATGAGAGCATCGCGTATCATGCGTATGAGTTCGATCGCTCTGAGctgtgagcgagagcgtcgctgctttgttgctgagcGAGCGCTCAAAGTGCATCTTATGTTGGGTGGGTGTGtgctatttgctttaaactgTATTAAGCGATATATACATGAAACAAATTGAGCATAAGAGTTAGCAACTAACTTCAGGCAGTTCAAAGCATTGAAGTGCAAGTTCAAATACTAAATACAATAAGCTATGTGAATCATGcaacaatgtttttatttgaagaaTAAGTTAATTAGagatttacaaaataatttaattaaaatatgtttaatgcCATAGTATAACAATCCAATTCAATATTGCTGAGCTAAGGCCAAGGCAAAAGTAAAcatgtgctttaaatttgtgaaccaaaagttttgaataaaattcgTTTGCAAAGTTAAGTCCAATATGGAGCAAagtatatgttatatatattttttattacaaatattagcTTATGTAGTTACGTATTGAAAATGAATAGAAGTTATGCACTATTTAAGCCAAACCAAAActttgtttgaaattaaagcaactaaaGAGTTTAGCTTGGTTCAGAGATTAACTTAGGAACACATGCATTGAATATAAGAAATAGAAAGTACAAATCATGTCATAAAGAACTTCAATCAATCTTAGATATAGCCGAGCTGATGCTTTAGtgaagcttaagtttatttcTGCTATCAATGGCACTTGCACTTTATTCGCTTTCGAACtctgtaattattttgcagcagcaaacgccaCAGCAACTTTTATCGATTATAATGGTGTCATATAATTGAGCCATTTGGAGGCTGTTGCTCCAAGCGTGTGGCCGTTGCCGATAGCCAGGCCCATGGCAGGCCGCATCTCTCCAGAGACTCCAAAACACGTAGCGCTaatcatatataatttatgttactTTGCCGGCGCTCGCTCTCTAGCGCTGGCTTTTGTTGTAAAGTAATGCGCGTATGTTATgtgtgcagcaaacaaacaaattaaaagccagTCAGTCCATGGGGCAGTCAGACTGCGAGTGCGACTGCGAGTGCGTTTACCATTCCAAATCCCAACTGGCTTGACGACTTTGGCAGACACAGCGACTGTCGCTGTTGCCACAGCTGACAGCTAAATTCCAATGCGATGACGACTGAAATGTCACACGACATTGGCAATGGGCTAGCAATTGCTcgaaaatttacatttatttattttaatggcgcctgacagcagc
The DNA window shown above is from Drosophila busckii strain San Diego stock center, stock number 13000-0081.31 chromosome 3L, ASM1175060v1, whole genome shotgun sequence and carries:
- the LOC108599383 gene encoding trichohyalin isoform X2; translated protein: MSSHTLMLSCIAFLIVLLAHISQAQMHVSSASAGANFASLPLEVDATTTARPRSRRMYAMCPPQFLRVGTECYSLVPQRSSWLDAHFFCKDKNANLAEPSKYADRKLRIFLQRQDGAAGEHEPIWIGANYDHHNHHWQWSFSGHNVSYNAFSQQDQTHDNNQNCGVYDPKLKYRWSARSCLDKLRFICQHKMPKVSAANRHKIYTRWNATYPNAMANEVVLEVIDRQDSDRRFHRRVKAEGSAEEMIIPARRRGPNARRNQQRNRQQPQATHPNDINYNQQQQQQPPRQRQHQRKRPRPSSTESPAPLIVSNEVASTAGQPATPTAQQNMTAYDRKLQRQREKERRRQQRRRERQERMRQERMERRRKLHKPETRVPKREQQPENLLAKARAEQEQQEQQQRRQQHDEQLQHDQAQHERQRQEQEEQRLQRERDLAALKQKLEAAEHQRAVDAEAERLREQRLANQRWQEAEQKRAHEEQLRKQQLEQEEMDKRNAAKRLEEEQRLRREHEQRMAEAKSEQERQLHEAQEAKRREEQAIQQKMEEQERQRQQQIKLEQEEEEKRLELVRLEAARRFEQVELERLQAENERREAVQRQREQEIARREEEKRRLTAQEERLRQELEEEEKGRTRQLENDMKRAEEERKQKEQAEAAAAAAKAEEQKQKLEPAKQLADAKVAETLAEKKRQYASRIAALSPEDQLKFIEMRKRRKQLREKQMAAQEAKKLKRIQEAIRLNEAQ
- the LOC108599383 gene encoding trichohyalin isoform X1; its protein translation is MSSHTLMLSCIAFLIVLLAHISQAQMHVSSASAGANFASLPLEVDATTTARPRSRRMYAMCPPQFLRVGTECYSLVPQRSSWLDAHFFCKDKNANLAEPSKYADRKLRIFLQRQDGAAGEHEPIWIGANYDHHNHHWQWSFSGHNVSYNAFSQQDQTYMQLISNSHDNNQNCGVYDPKLKYRWSARSCLDKLRFICQHKMPKVSAANRHKIYTRWNATYPNAMANEVVLEVIDRQDSDRRFHRRVKAEGSAEEMIIPARRRGPNARRNQQRNRQQPQATHPNDINYNQQQQQQPPRQRQHQRKRPRPSSTESPAPLIVSNEVASTAGQPATPTAQQNMTAYDRKLQRQREKERRRQQRRRERQERMRQERMERRRKLHKPETRVPKREQQPENLLAKARAEQEQQEQQQRRQQHDEQLQHDQAQHERQRQEQEEQRLQRERDLAALKQKLEAAEHQRAVDAEAERLREQRLANQRWQEAEQKRAHEEQLRKQQLEQEEMDKRNAAKRLEEEQRLRREHEQRMAEAKSEQERQLHEAQEAKRREEQAIQQKMEEQERQRQQQIKLEQEEEEKRLELVRLEAARRFEQVELERLQAENERREAVQRQREQEIARREEEKRRLTAQEERLRQELEEEEKGRTRQLENDMKRAEEERKQKEQAEAAAAAAKAEEQKQKLEPAKQLADAKVAETLAEKKRQYASRIAALSPEDQLKFIEMRKRRKQLREKQMAAQEAKKLKRIQEAIRLNEAQ